A window from Fusobacterium sp. encodes these proteins:
- a CDS encoding YMGG-like glycine zipper-containing protein, producing the protein MKKTFLIATVFAIVFAGCTRTEKHIGAGTAVGAVAGHIIGGSTGTIVGAGVGAASGAIISEKTK; encoded by the coding sequence ATGAAAAAAACTTTTTTGATAGCCACTGTATTTGCCATTGTATTTGCAGGATGTACCCGTACTGAAAAACATATAGGTGCTGGTACGGCAGTTGGTGCTGTAGCAGGACACATAATTGGTGGTAGTACTGGTACTATAGTTGGTGCAGGTGTTGGTGCTGCATCTGGAGCTATTATATCTGAAAAAACTAAATAA
- a CDS encoding anion permease, whose amino-acid sequence MDKKEVSILTIFCLIVALWVLPSLLKDFFPEIIKISRMGTAMPPILGIILYSIISFDGKPLLNFAEGMKKGVQWPSVIMGAGTLAAGSAMTNSNVGLTQYLIDVLSPALQGISPILLILAFTAWACLQTNFSSNMVTVTVVTTVAIPLIQATNGAISCPAIVAIIGMMSAYAFATPPAMPHVAMAIGSGWSDTSSILKYGFLFMAIATLITVVIGYPIAAFLM is encoded by the coding sequence ATGGATAAAAAAGAGGTTTCTATTCTTACCATCTTTTGCTTGATAGTTGCTCTTTGGGTACTTCCAAGTCTTTTAAAAGACTTTTTTCCAGAAATAATAAAAATAAGTCGTATGGGTACTGCTATGCCGCCAATACTTGGAATAATACTTTATTCTATTATTTCTTTTGATGGAAAACCATTACTGAATTTTGCTGAAGGAATGAAAAAAGGTGTACAATGGCCAAGTGTAATAATGGGAGCTGGAACTCTTGCTGCTGGAAGTGCTATGACTAATTCTAATGTAGGTCTTACTCAATACCTCATAGATGTCCTTAGTCCTGCTCTTCAAGGAATATCACCAATACTGTTGATACTTGCTTTTACTGCATGGGCATGTCTGCAAACTAATTTTTCTTCTAATATGGTTACAGTGACTGTTGTAACTACAGTTGCCATTCCCCTTATTCAAGCTACAAATGGTGCCATATCTTGTCCAGCAATAGTTGCTATAATCGGAATGATGTCTGCTTATGCTTTTGCTACTCCGCCTGCTATGCCACATGTAGCTATGGCAATAGGATCTGGTTGGTCAGATACTAGCAGTATATTAAAATATGGATTTCTTTTTATGGCTATTGCAACACTTATAACAGTTGTCATTGGTTATCCTATTGCTGCTTTTTTGATGTAA
- a CDS encoding PTS transporter subunit EIIC, with amino-acid sequence MKKGFSLLQRVGRAFMLPIAVLPMAGILLGVGGAFTSSAIVDTYNLTFLAPGTLLNHILILFLNAGSFIFANLSVIFAVGVAIGLAHQNKETAALSALLGFLLFHTVIGTVLGFMGQTPDTTTVQVLMEKGMTYGDAIGKSSLYTKELGIFTLQTGVLGGIICGCFSAFITNRFSNRTLPDYLAFFSGNRLVPVLTMIFFIPLGVVVPFIWPTIFGAVVKAGETFTAMGPIGTFLYGMTGRLLNVFGLHHAVYPLFWYTELGGTMEIAGQMVAGGQKIFFAQLADPSTIHYSADATRTMTGGFLPMMFGLPAAALAMYRCADADNKAKIKGILVSAALTSFLTGITEPIEFTFLFVAPPLYVIHALLEGISYGLMHFLNVAVGITFSRGIIDFTFFGLLQGMAKTSYQWILILGPIYSIVYYFIFKFMIEKFNYMTPGRKEGENKLYTRKDYQGKADSDDFIDEIVKALGGVDNIEGIDACITRLRITVKDETRVVNDNTWKSLKSQGVIRSGKGIQIIYGTQAEIYKNKIIKKYKL; translated from the coding sequence ATGAAAAAAGGATTTTCTCTTTTACAAAGAGTAGGAAGGGCATTTATGCTGCCCATTGCGGTTCTCCCTATGGCAGGAATACTGTTGGGAGTAGGAGGTGCTTTTACAAGCAGTGCTATAGTTGATACATATAATTTAACTTTTTTGGCTCCTGGGACATTGCTTAATCATATTTTGATATTGTTTTTAAATGCAGGTTCTTTTATTTTTGCCAATCTTTCAGTTATATTTGCTGTAGGAGTAGCAATAGGTCTTGCACATCAAAATAAAGAAACAGCTGCACTTTCAGCACTTTTAGGATTTCTTCTTTTTCATACAGTAATAGGAACAGTTTTGGGGTTTATGGGACAGACGCCAGATACCACAACAGTTCAGGTACTTATGGAAAAAGGAATGACTTATGGAGATGCAATCGGAAAATCATCTTTGTATACAAAAGAATTAGGAATATTTACACTTCAGACTGGAGTTTTAGGTGGAATAATTTGTGGATGCTTTTCAGCTTTTATAACAAACAGATTTTCAAACAGAACTTTACCTGATTATCTTGCATTTTTTAGCGGCAATAGACTTGTACCAGTATTAACAATGATATTTTTTATCCCATTAGGAGTAGTAGTTCCATTTATCTGGCCTACAATATTTGGCGCAGTAGTAAAGGCAGGGGAAACTTTCACTGCTATGGGGCCAATAGGAACTTTTCTTTATGGAATGACAGGAAGGCTTTTAAATGTATTTGGCCTTCATCATGCAGTTTATCCATTGTTCTGGTATACTGAGCTTGGTGGAACTATGGAAATAGCAGGACAAATGGTAGCAGGAGGACAAAAAATATTTTTTGCTCAATTGGCAGATCCATCTACTATTCATTATTCAGCTGATGCTACAAGAACCATGACAGGAGGATTTCTACCAATGATGTTTGGACTTCCAGCTGCTGCACTTGCAATGTACAGATGTGCAGATGCAGACAATAAAGCAAAAATAAAAGGAATACTTGTTTCAGCGGCCTTGACATCATTTCTTACAGGGATAACAGAACCAATAGAATTTACATTTTTATTTGTTGCTCCTCCTTTATATGTTATACACGCATTATTAGAAGGAATATCTTATGGTCTCATGCATTTTCTTAATGTTGCAGTAGGAATAACTTTTTCAAGAGGAATAATAGATTTTACTTTCTTTGGATTACTTCAAGGAATGGCCAAAACTTCATATCAATGGATATTAATATTAGGACCAATATATTCAATAGTATATTATTTCATTTTTAAATTTATGATAGAAAAGTTTAATTATATGACTCCTGGAAGAAAAGAAGGAGAAAATAAACTTTATACAAGAAAAGATTATCAAGGTAAAGCAGATAGTGATGATTTTATAGATGAAATAGTAAAAGCTTTAGGTGGGGTGGATAATATTGAGGGAATAGATGCCTGTATTACAAGATTAAGAATAACAGTAAAAGATGAAACAAGAGTTGTTAATGACAATACTTGGAAAAGCTTAAAATCCCAAGGAGTAATAAGATCAGGAAAAGGAATTCAAATAATATATGGAACTCAGGCAGAAATTTATAAGAATAAAATAATAAAAAAATATAAATTATAA
- a CDS encoding flavin reductase family protein, with product MKKNLFKGSVILNPVPVVLITSRNSEGKENVFTVAWTGTVCTKPPMLSISIRPERLSYEYIKETMEFTVNLPTRKLTRETDYCGVRSGRTNDKIEEMKFTMVEGTEVKSSYINECPVNIECRVKNIIPLGTHDLFLAEVLCSHIDSKLLDENEKIHFEWANLISYSHGEYFPMPKEAIGSFGYSVAKKKTIEKKAAVKKSATSSIKNKRTGKKKVKK from the coding sequence ATGAAAAAAAACCTATTTAAGGGCAGCGTTATACTTAATCCTGTTCCTGTAGTTCTTATCACAAGCAGAAATTCAGAAGGTAAAGAAAATGTTTTCACAGTGGCATGGACCGGAACTGTTTGCACAAAACCTCCAATGTTATCAATATCTATTAGGCCTGAAAGACTTTCATATGAATATATAAAAGAAACTATGGAATTTACTGTAAATCTTCCTACCAGAAAACTTACTAGAGAAACAGATTATTGTGGAGTTCGTTCTGGAAGAACTAATGATAAAATAGAAGAAATGAAATTTACTATGGTAGAAGGCACAGAAGTAAAGAGTTCATATATTAATGAATGTCCTGTAAATATTGAATGCAGAGTAAAAAATATAATTCCATTAGGTACACATGATCTCTTTCTTGCAGAAGTACTTTGTTCTCATATAGATTCAAAACTTCTTGATGAAAATGAAAAGATTCATTTTGAATGGGCAAATCTTATAAGTTATTCTCATGGAGAATACTTTCCAATGCCTAAAGAAGCTATTGGAAGTTTTGGATACTCTGTAGCTAAAAAGAAAACTATTGAAAAAAAAGCTGCTGTAAAAAAATCTGCTACTTCATCAATAAAAAATAAAAGAACAGGAAAAAAGAAGGTGAAAAAATAA
- a CDS encoding FAD-dependent oxidoreductase, with the protein MKRNLKYDVVVVGGGSAGIAAAIGAKKSGKSVILIERSSFLGGQATNANVASYCGFFTHGKEPQQIIGGVGQMLLEKLAALGKYNGYKISTMGNAIIPLESESLKFALDELITENEVDVLLYCTLIKAYTKENKIISIECIDDEGNLFIEGSSFVDASGDGNLAYLAGAEIVFGNPGGTIQMATSVMRIGNFDMNLDLSPEVIKKAVTSAKRDGFKNISKDSGIIFKTESDGFAILPSVKVDSLDCKTLTACEINTRKQAHKYMEIFQKYIPGMENCTLITTGPKLGIRETRHIIGKYTLTGNEVLNAVKNKNSIARGAWPCENHKKAEKMAEYMWVKDDDYYDIPIDILISKNISNLWSAGRTVSSDPIAFASVRVMGISFGTGHAAGVGAAYMAEHNDINVQDIREELKKQGAFI; encoded by the coding sequence ATGAAAAGAAATTTAAAGTATGATGTTGTTGTTGTTGGGGGTGGATCTGCTGGTATAGCTGCAGCTATTGGGGCAAAAAAAAGTGGAAAATCTGTTATTTTAATTGAACGCAGCAGCTTTTTAGGGGGACAAGCTACTAATGCAAATGTTGCTTCTTATTGTGGTTTTTTTACTCATGGAAAAGAACCACAACAAATTATAGGAGGAGTAGGTCAAATGCTTCTTGAAAAACTTGCTGCTCTAGGAAAATATAATGGATATAAAATTTCTACTATGGGAAATGCTATCATTCCATTGGAATCTGAATCTTTAAAATTTGCTTTAGATGAACTTATAACAGAAAACGAAGTAGATGTTCTTTTATATTGTACTCTCATCAAAGCATACACTAAAGAGAATAAAATAATCTCCATAGAATGTATTGATGATGAGGGAAATCTTTTTATTGAAGGAAGCTCCTTTGTTGATGCAAGTGGAGATGGAAATCTTGCCTATCTTGCTGGAGCTGAAATAGTATTTGGAAATCCTGGAGGAACAATACAAATGGCAACTTCTGTTATGAGAATAGGAAATTTTGATATGAATCTTGATTTATCTCCAGAAGTTATAAAAAAAGCTGTTACAAGTGCTAAAAGAGATGGTTTTAAAAATATAAGCAAAGATTCTGGAATAATTTTTAAAACTGAATCAGATGGTTTTGCTATTCTTCCAAGTGTTAAGGTAGATTCATTAGATTGTAAAACTCTCACTGCTTGTGAAATCAACACAAGAAAGCAGGCTCATAAATATATGGAGATTTTTCAAAAATATATTCCTGGAATGGAAAATTGTACTTTAATAACTACTGGTCCTAAACTAGGTATAAGAGAAACAAGACATATTATTGGAAAATATACTCTTACAGGAAATGAAGTATTAAATGCTGTAAAAAATAAAAATAGTATAGCAAGGGGGGCCTGGCCTTGTGAAAATCATAAAAAAGCTGAAAAAATGGCTGAATATATGTGGGTAAAAGATGATGATTACTATGATATTCCAATAGATATTCTTATTTCAAAAAATATTTCTAATCTTTGGAGTGCAGGGAGAACTGTCAGTTCTGATCCTATTGCTTTTGCTTCTGTCCGTGTAATGGGAATAAGTTTTGGAACTGGCCATGCTGCTGGAGTTGGTGCTGCCTATATGGCTGAACACAATGATATAAATGTACAAGATATCAGAGAGGAATTAAAAAAACAAGGAGCTTTTATATAA
- a CDS encoding DUF1538 domain-containing protein: MNIYTQKFKEVLFSIFPITVIVLILNFTLTPLEIPLIIRFIIGAFLIIIGLSIFLVGVDIAITPLGSQVGSAFAKSNKIWIVTVGGLIVGFFISIAEPGLIILVDQVGIVTSGQISSISILGIVSIGLAIMLAVGFVRIVFNIPLYKMLTIFYGFVFILALFTPVEFLTIAFDASGATTGILAVPFILALAVGISSMKKDSKASEKDSFGLVAIASVGAIISVMILSIFSGARDFSAKLEFNITKSESIIDPFIKNIPILFKEGFLTILPLVIIFLFFQKFYFRMNKKNMAKMIKGFIYAFVGLFLFLVGVNTGFMDIGAIIGYTLASYDNNIYVIIIAFILGFVTILAEPAVYVLTHQIENVTSGYVRRRAILVALAIGVGIAVALSMIRIIVPGLQLWHYLLPGYIISILMSYFIPKLFVGIAFDAGGVATGPMTTTFILAFTQGAAEAVEGANILTDGFGMIATVAMTPIITLQILGFIFGMKLKKKGELKGEE; this comes from the coding sequence ATGAATATTTATACACAAAAATTTAAAGAAGTTTTATTTTCTATATTTCCAATTACAGTGATTGTGCTAATACTTAATTTTACATTAACACCTCTTGAAATACCATTAATTATAAGATTCATAATAGGAGCTTTTTTAATAATAATTGGATTGTCTATATTTTTAGTAGGGGTAGATATAGCTATAACTCCTTTAGGAAGCCAGGTGGGATCTGCTTTTGCAAAGTCAAATAAAATATGGATTGTTACTGTTGGGGGATTAATTGTAGGGTTTTTTATTTCAATTGCTGAACCAGGTTTAATTATTTTGGTTGATCAAGTTGGAATAGTCACCTCTGGACAGATATCAAGTATAAGTATTCTTGGAATTGTATCTATTGGTCTGGCAATTATGTTGGCTGTAGGATTTGTTAGAATTGTATTTAATATACCTTTATATAAAATGCTGACAATTTTCTATGGATTTGTTTTTATACTTGCTTTATTTACTCCAGTAGAATTTTTGACAATTGCATTTGATGCTTCAGGAGCAACTACTGGAATTTTAGCTGTACCTTTTATTCTAGCTTTGGCAGTTGGAATATCTTCAATGAAAAAAGACAGTAAAGCATCTGAAAAGGATAGTTTTGGATTAGTAGCTATAGCATCAGTAGGAGCAATAATATCAGTTATGATACTAAGCATTTTTTCTGGAGCAAGAGATTTTTCAGCAAAACTTGAATTTAATATTACAAAGTCTGAATCTATAATTGATCCATTTATAAAAAATATTCCAATTTTATTTAAAGAAGGATTTTTAACTATTTTACCTTTGGTTATTATTTTTTTATTTTTTCAAAAATTTTACTTTAGAATGAATAAAAAAAATATGGCAAAAATGATAAAAGGATTTATCTATGCCTTTGTTGGATTATTTTTGTTTTTAGTTGGAGTTAATACAGGATTTATGGACATAGGAGCTATTATTGGGTATACTTTAGCTTCCTATGATAATAATATATATGTTATTATTATAGCTTTTATTCTTGGATTTGTAACTATTTTAGCAGAACCTGCAGTTTATGTACTTACTCATCAAATTGAAAATGTGACAAGTGGATATGTACGAAGAAGAGCTATTTTAGTTGCTCTTGCAATTGGAGTTGGAATTGCTGTTGCATTATCAATGATAAGAATTATTGTACCAGGACTTCAGCTATGGCATTATCTGCTTCCTGGATATATTATAAGTATACTTATGAGTTATTTTATTCCTAAATTATTTGTTGGAATTGCATTTGATGCTGGAGGAGTAGCTACAGGACCTATGACTACAACCTTTATTCTAGCATTTACTCAAGGAGCAGCTGAAGCAGTGGAAGGAGCAAATATATTGACAGATGGATTTGGAATGATTGCTACAGTGGCTATGACACCAATTATAACACTTCAAATACTAGGATTTATTTTTGGAATGAAACTTAAAAAGAAAGGAGAGTTAAAAGGTGAAGAGTGA
- the minD gene encoding septum site-determining protein MinD, with translation MAKVFVVTSGKGGVGKTTTTANLGAGLALKGNKVLLIDTDIGLRNLDVVIGLENRIVYDLVDVIEGRCRIAQALIKDKRCSNLCLLPAAQIRDKNDINGDQMKTLIEALRKDFDYIIIDCPAGIEQGFKNAIAAADEAIVVTTPEISATRDADRIIGLLEANDIRSPKLIINRIKMDMVKAGNMLGVEDILDILAIPLLGVIPDDENIVISTNKGEPLVYKGESLAAEAYRNVVLRMTGKDVPFLNLDVKYGFFDKLKMVFGK, from the coding sequence ATGGCAAAGGTGTTTGTAGTTACATCAGGAAAGGGAGGAGTAGGAAAAACAACTACTACTGCTAACCTTGGAGCTGGGTTAGCTCTCAAGGGTAATAAAGTACTCTTAATAGATACTGATATTGGATTAAGAAATCTTGATGTTGTAATAGGACTTGAAAATAGAATAGTTTATGATCTAGTTGATGTAATAGAAGGTAGATGCAGAATAGCACAGGCTCTTATCAAAGATAAAAGATGTTCTAATTTATGTCTTCTGCCAGCTGCACAAATCAGGGATAAAAATGATATAAATGGTGATCAGATGAAAACTCTGATAGAAGCTTTAAGAAAAGATTTTGATTATATAATAATAGATTGCCCTGCTGGAATTGAACAGGGATTTAAAAATGCAATAGCAGCAGCAGATGAAGCTATTGTAGTTACAACTCCTGAGATATCTGCTACAAGAGATGCAGATAGAATAATTGGTTTATTAGAAGCTAATGATATAAGAAGTCCAAAGCTTATAATAAATCGTATAAAAATGGATATGGTTAAAGCTGGAAATATGCTTGGAGTAGAAGATATTTTGGATATTCTTGCAATACCCTTGCTTGGTGTTATTCCTGATGATGAAAATATAGTTATATCAACAAACAAGGGAGAACCTTTAGTATATAAAGGAGAGTCTTTAGCAGCGGAGGCATATAGAAATGTTGTATTAAGAATGACAGGAAAAGATGTACCTTTCCTTAATTTAGATGTTAAATATGGTTTTTTTGATAAACTAAAAATGGTTTTTGGAAAGTAG
- a CDS encoding LysR family transcriptional regulator, producing the protein MEKNQLLYVTATAKHNSITRAAEELCISQPSLSNQIIKLENELDIKLFERKKHRVELTEAGRAFTESAEVILNSFKKLEKLMGEYASMNKGSINIGLLPVITSLKIPDYLYEFQKKFPNIEMILKEAGSSVLVSSILKKEVDVAFTILTEPMLEKLKSDLNIVRLRKDKIVVVVGQDHRLAKLKKVEMKDMEGEKLIFSSDNFQFPNIVIDYLKLHQIPYKISCRCTQLETTFALVARNFGITFCSEVTAGKQLTEGIYKHLNLKSIPLTPEFERSIYLISSKNMGYHPTIDNFMRFIREKYNIKTLR; encoded by the coding sequence ATAGAAAAGAATCAATTACTTTATGTGACAGCAACTGCAAAACATAACAGCATAACCAGAGCAGCTGAAGAATTATGTATATCACAGCCTTCTCTATCAAACCAAATAATAAAACTGGAAAATGAACTGGATATAAAGCTTTTTGAGAGGAAAAAGCATAGAGTAGAATTAACAGAAGCAGGAAGAGCTTTTACAGAGTCAGCAGAAGTGATTTTGAATAGTTTTAAAAAACTGGAAAAGCTTATGGGAGAGTATGCTTCAATGAATAAAGGGAGTATAAATATAGGTCTTTTACCTGTGATAACTTCATTAAAAATACCAGATTATTTATATGAATTTCAAAAGAAATTTCCAAATATAGAAATGATACTAAAAGAGGCAGGAAGCTCAGTTCTTGTTTCTTCTATTTTGAAAAAAGAAGTAGATGTGGCATTTACAATTCTCACAGAACCTATGTTGGAAAAATTAAAATCTGATTTGAATATAGTGAGATTGAGAAAAGATAAAATAGTTGTAGTAGTAGGTCAAGATCATAGATTGGCTAAATTGAAGAAAGTAGAAATGAAAGATATGGAAGGAGAAAAATTAATATTTTCCAGTGATAATTTTCAATTTCCAAATATAGTTATAGATTACTTAAAGCTTCATCAGATACCATATAAAATATCATGCAGATGTACACAATTGGAAACGACTTTTGCTCTTGTAGCCAGAAATTTTGGTATTACATTTTGCAGTGAGGTCACTGCTGGAAAACAATTGACAGAAGGGATATACAAACATCTGAATTTAAAGAGTATTCCTCTCACTCCAGAATTTGAGAGATCAATATATTTGATATCTTCTAAAAATATGGGATATCATCCAACAATAGATAATTTTATGAGATTTATAAGGGAAAAATATAATATAAAAACATTGAGATAA
- a CDS encoding septum site-determining protein MinC translates to MNNYVILKGKKDRLVIHLNSEVDFLTLRDSLVEKVREARNFIGNVQLAIEFSNRILSELEENVLIDLIKLNSDINITYVFSESGSEKKDKIKFFKAVTEEGPTKFFKGTLRSGSKLEYDGNIVILGDVNPGALVRARGNVIVLGYLNGTVYAGLDEDSDAFIGANYMNPIQMVIGAVTAKPMQKEILDTNKIDRKGGFKIAYIKNSEIFIEDFSTRSFCE, encoded by the coding sequence ATGAATAATTATGTTATTTTAAAAGGAAAAAAAGACAGATTAGTAATACATTTAAATTCAGAAGTAGATTTTTTGACTCTTAGAGACAGCTTAGTCGAAAAAGTAAGAGAAGCTAGGAATTTTATTGGGAATGTTCAGTTGGCTATTGAATTTAGCAATAGAATATTATCAGAATTAGAGGAAAATGTACTAATTGATCTAATAAAATTAAATAGTGATATTAATATCACTTATGTATTTTCTGAAAGTGGATCTGAAAAAAAAGATAAAATAAAATTTTTTAAAGCTGTAACAGAAGAAGGACCTACAAAATTTTTTAAAGGTACCTTAAGATCTGGGAGTAAACTGGAATATGATGGAAACATAGTAATTTTAGGAGATGTAAATCCAGGAGCATTAGTTAGAGCCAGAGGGAATGTAATAGTTCTTGGATATTTGAATGGTACTGTTTATGCTGGTCTAGATGAAGATTCAGATGCTTTTATAGGGGCTAACTATATGAATCCTATTCAAATGGTAATTGGTGCAGTTACTGCAAAGCCTATGCAAAAAGAGATTCTTGATACCAATAAGATAGATAGAAAAGGCGGATTCAAAATAGCTTATATCAAAAACAGTGAAATATTTATTGAAGATTTCAGTACACGTTCATTTTGTGAATAA
- the minE gene encoding cell division topological specificity factor MinE: MGIFDFFKKNDTQSKNIAKDRLKLVLIHDRAMLPSGVLEDMKDDIIAVISKYVDIDKDSLNIEVAQSPENKRRTTLIANIPLMIKKDGE; encoded by the coding sequence ATGGGAATTTTTGATTTTTTTAAAAAGAATGATACTCAATCTAAGAATATTGCCAAAGACAGACTTAAATTAGTTCTGATTCATGATAGAGCAATGCTTCCTTCTGGAGTACTTGAAGATATGAAAGATGATATAATAGCTGTAATATCTAAATATGTAGATATTGATAAAGACAGTCTAAATATAGAAGTGGCTCAAAGTCCTGAAAATAAAAGAAGGACAACTCTGATAGCCAATATACCACTAATGATAAAAAAAGATGGAGAATAA
- a CDS encoding SLC13 family permease: MTQTLKRNIYIAIAFVFIIFGRFMPLPVGMKPEGMTVLGIFLGSLLLWLTVAIDWPSLMCIAAIGMIPSIGFKNVFLSSFGNETFAFLMCTFMCTYVLSETPFLKRCALYFITSPMSKKGPWMFIISFLAAVITIGCFVSPTVLFVVFLPILEKIHEILGLKKGDKIGNMLMIGLTFCVSISAGMTPIAHVFSIMAMGFYTTATGLTIGYAQYMAFAIPVGLVCTFFLLLIFRFIINPDLSQIKNIDVSFLKMN, encoded by the coding sequence ATGACTCAAACTTTGAAAAGAAATATATACATAGCAATAGCATTTGTCTTTATAATATTTGGTAGATTTATGCCATTACCTGTAGGAATGAAGCCTGAAGGAATGACTGTTCTTGGTATATTTTTAGGCAGTTTATTACTATGGCTTACAGTTGCTATAGACTGGCCAAGTTTAATGTGTATAGCTGCAATAGGTATGATTCCAAGCATAGGCTTTAAAAATGTTTTCCTCAGTTCATTTGGAAATGAAACTTTTGCCTTTTTAATGTGTACATTTATGTGTACTTATGTTTTATCAGAAACACCTTTTTTAAAAAGATGTGCTTTATACTTTATTACAAGTCCAATGTCTAAAAAAGGTCCTTGGATGTTTATAATATCTTTTCTTGCAGCAGTTATAACTATTGGTTGTTTTGTTTCTCCTACCGTTTTATTTGTCGTTTTTCTTCCTATATTGGAAAAAATACATGAAATATTAGGATTAAAAAAAGGTGATAAAATAGGTAATATGCTGATGATAGGTCTTACATTCTGTGTTTCAATCTCTGCTGGAATGACTCCGATAGCTCATGTATTCAGTATTATGGCTATGGGATTCTACACTACTGCCACTGGGCTTACTATTGGTTATGCTCAATATATGGCATTTGCCATACCAGTAGGACTTGTATGTACATTTTTTCTTCTGCTGATATTCAGATTTATTATAAATCCTGATCTATCACAAATTAAAAATATTGATGTTTCTTTTTTAAAAATGAATTAA
- a CDS encoding MarR family transcriptional regulator, with protein sequence MIKISNKVVKKFFNLIEDSREFYKDFLSREPKNKLIPEIYLSMKEFQYLAEKEDESLDVNTVLDLSVADYNFIYYIGSSEKINITQLSKKMKISKGYASKAIKKLHSYELIEIFQIPPNKKELFLSLTKSGTKIYLNIYKEFLKKENEIEIFLEDNFNDSELKTIFDFFIKINKFKNEKLLKNK encoded by the coding sequence GTGATTAAAATATCTAATAAAGTTGTAAAAAAATTTTTTAATTTAATAGAGGACAGCCGAGAATTTTATAAAGATTTTCTTTCAAGGGAACCTAAAAATAAACTCATTCCAGAAATATATTTAAGTATGAAGGAATTTCAATATCTGGCTGAAAAAGAAGATGAATCTTTAGATGTAAATACAGTACTTGATCTCAGTGTAGCTGACTATAATTTTATTTACTATATTGGTTCTAGTGAAAAAATAAATATTACACAGTTATCAAAAAAAATGAAAATTAGTAAAGGATATGCCAGTAAAGCTATAAAAAAACTACATTCTTATGAACTCATAGAAATTTTTCAAATCCCTCCTAATAAAAAAGAATTATTTCTTTCATTAACAAAATCAGGAACAAAAATATATCTGAATATATATAAAGAGTTTCTAAAAAAAGAAAATGAAATAGAAATATTTCTTGAAGATAATTTTAATGATAGTGAGCTCAAAACTATTTTTGATTTTTTTATAAAAATAAATAAATTTAAAAATGAAAAACTTTTAAAAAACAAATAA
- a CDS encoding P-II family nitrogen regulator — MKSDFMELQLELMYIIVDYGLGSKIIKYAKKFGITGSTVCLGKGTIKNSFLEFLAINESRKEIILMVGERRIIYSTMEELNKKFSFDKPNKGVAFTVPIKEAIGARGLKEINYNPEESRGVEKSMYNLIIVVVEKGNGEHVVEAANKAGSRGATIVNGRGSGIHETSKLFAMAIEPEKEIVMIISQSSLTEKIVSSIRKDINIDEPGRGVIFVQEVNKACGLY; from the coding sequence GTGAAGAGTGATTTTATGGAGCTACAACTTGAATTGATGTATATAATAGTGGATTATGGATTGGGAAGCAAGATAATAAAATATGCAAAAAAGTTTGGAATTACAGGAAGTACAGTTTGTTTGGGGAAAGGAACAATAAAGAATTCCTTTTTAGAGTTTCTTGCAATTAATGAATCTAGAAAGGAAATTATATTGATGGTGGGGGAAAGAAGGATAATTTATTCTACAATGGAAGAATTAAATAAAAAGTTTTCTTTTGACAAACCAAATAAAGGTGTTGCATTTACTGTTCCAATAAAAGAAGCTATAGGTGCTAGAGGGCTGAAAGAAATTAATTATAATCCTGAAGAAAGTAGAGGTGTAGAAAAATCTATGTATAATCTGATAATTGTTGTTGTTGAAAAAGGTAATGGGGAACATGTTGTTGAAGCTGCAAATAAAGCAGGTTCAAGAGGGGCTACCATTGTTAATGGAAGAGGTTCAGGTATTCATGAGACAAGTAAACTTTTTGCTATGGCTATAGAACCAGAAAAAGAGATTGTCATGATTATTTCTCAAAGTTCTTTAACTGAAAAAATTGTTTCTTCAATAAGGAAAGATATCAATATAGATGAACCTGGAAGAGGAGTTATTTTTGTTCAGGAAGTTAATAAAGCTTGTGGATTATATTAA